Proteins encoded together in one Helicobacter pylori window:
- the mobA gene encoding molybdenum cofactor guanylyltransferase MobA: MKNPIIDNIPCVLLAGGKSSRFIINNIQINKALMPLKSYSSLLEYQYSRLLKLFKQVIISAKKSYELNAPYLLEKESDLFSPLFGIYNAFLTLQTPYIFFIAIDAPLVSFESIKTLCGIQNFSVVYAKSPAKEHYLISLWHQSILNALNYALKTQNYRLSNLIKNASSTAIHFDKEEEFLNLNTLKDYELAVQILKEGSNG, encoded by the coding sequence TTGAAAAACCCTATCATTGATAACATTCCTTGCGTTTTATTAGCTGGGGGCAAAAGCTCTCGTTTTATCATTAATAACATTCAAATCAATAAGGCTCTCATGCCTTTAAAATCGTATTCTAGCCTTTTAGAATACCAATACTCGCGCCTTTTAAAACTTTTCAAACAAGTCATTATCAGCGCTAAAAAATCGTATGAACTAAACGCTCCCTACCTTTTAGAAAAAGAGAGCGATCTTTTTTCACCCCTTTTTGGCATTTATAACGCTTTTTTAACGCTACAAACCCCTTATATTTTTTTTATCGCCATAGATGCGCCTTTAGTGTCCTTTGAAAGCATTAAAACTCTTTGTGGGATTCAAAACTTTAGCGTAGTCTATGCTAAAAGCCCTGCAAAAGAACATTATTTGATTTCTTTGTGGCATCAAAGTATCCTTAACGCCCTTAATTACGCCCTTAAAACGCAAAATTATCGCTTGAGCAATCTTATCAAAAACGCCTCTTCAACCGCTATCCATTTTGATAAAGAAGAAGAATTTTTAAACCTAAACACCCTAAAAGACTATGAATTAGCCGTTCAAATTTTAAAAGAGGGATCAAATGGCTGA
- a CDS encoding carbon-nitrogen hydrolase — MIYAGVLQHAYCGSRKKTIEHTANLLEQALKKHPKTNLVVLQELNPYSYFCQSENPKFFDLGEYFEEDKAFFSALAQKFQVVLIASLFEKRAKGLYHNSAVVFEKDGSIAGVYRKMHIPDDPGFYEKFYFTPGDLGFEPIITSVGKLGLMVCWDQWYPEAARIMALKGAEILIYPSAIGFLEEDSNEEKKRQQNAWETIQRGHAIANGLPLIATNRVGVELDPSGAIKGGITFFGSSFVVGALGEFLAKASDKEEILYAEIDLERTEEVRRMWPFLRDRRIDFYNDLLKRYGD, encoded by the coding sequence ATGATTTATGCAGGCGTTCTCCAGCATGCTTATTGCGGCTCTAGAAAAAAAACCATAGAGCATACAGCCAACTTGCTTGAACAAGCGCTAAAAAAACACCCTAAGACCAATTTAGTGGTGTTGCAAGAATTGAACCCTTATAGTTATTTTTGCCAGAGCGAAAACCCTAAATTTTTTGATTTGGGCGAGTATTTTGAAGAAGATAAGGCTTTTTTTAGCGCTTTAGCTCAAAAATTTCAAGTGGTGCTTATCGCTTCTTTATTTGAAAAGCGCGCTAAAGGGTTGTATCACAATAGTGCGGTTGTGTTTGAAAAAGATGGATCAATCGCTGGAGTGTATCGCAAAATGCACATTCCTGATGACCCAGGGTTTTATGAAAAATTTTATTTCACGCCGGGGGATTTGGGCTTTGAGCCTATTATTACAAGCGTGGGCAAATTAGGGCTTATGGTGTGCTGGGATCAGTGGTATCCTGAAGCAGCAAGGATCATGGCTTTAAAAGGGGCAGAAATTTTAATCTATCCTAGCGCGATAGGGTTTTTAGAAGAAGATTCTAACGAAGAAAAAAAGCGTCAGCAAAACGCATGGGAGACGATCCAAAGAGGGCATGCGATCGCTAATGGCTTGCCTTTGATTGCGACTAACAGAGTGGGCGTAGAGTTAGATCCTAGCGGCGCGATTAAGGGGGGCATTACTTTTTTTGGCTCTAGTTTTGTGGTGGGGGCTTTGGGCGAATTTTTGGCTAAAGCGAGCGATAAAGAAGAGATTTTGTATGCAGAAATTGATTTAGAACGCACCGAAGAAGTGCGCCGAATGTGGCCGTTTCTAAGAGACAGACGCATTGATTTTTATAACGATTTGTTGAAACGCTATGGGGATTAG
- the moaA gene encoding GTP 3',8-cyclase MoaA, whose translation MLVDSFNRVIDYIRVSVTKQCNFRCQYCMPATPLDFFDDEELLPLDNVLEFLKIAIDEGVKKIRITGGEPLLRKGLDEFIAKLHAYNKEVALVLSTNGFLLKKMAKDLKNAGLSRVNVSLDSLKSDRVLKISQKDALKNTLEGIEESLKVGLKLKLNTVVMKSVNDDEILDLLEYAKNRRIQIRYIEFMENTHAKSLVKGLKEEEILDLIAQKYKIMETEKPKQGSSKIYTLENGYQFGIIAPHSDDFCQSCNRIRLASDGKICPCLYYQDAIDAKEAIMNKDTKNIKRLLKQSVINKPEKNMWNDKNSETPTRAFYYTGG comes from the coding sequence GTGTTAGTAGATAGTTTTAATAGGGTTATTGACTATATTAGGGTTTCTGTAACCAAACAATGCAATTTCAGGTGTCAGTATTGCATGCCCGCTACGCCATTAGATTTTTTTGATGATGAAGAATTATTGCCTTTGGATAATGTTTTAGAATTTCTTAAAATCGCTATTGATGAGGGCGTTAAAAAAATTAGAATCACGGGTGGGGAGCCGCTATTACGCAAGGGTTTAGACGAGTTTATCGCTAAATTGCACGCTTACAATAAAGAAGTAGCGTTAGTTTTAAGCACTAATGGTTTTTTACTCAAAAAAATGGCTAAGGATTTAAAAAACGCCGGGTTATCACGGGTGAATGTTTCATTAGATTCTTTAAAAAGCGATAGGGTTTTAAAAATCTCTCAAAAAGACGCTCTTAAAAACACGCTAGAAGGGATTGAAGAGTCCTTAAAAGTGGGTTTAAAACTCAAATTAAACACGGTTGTGATGAAAAGCGTTAATGATGATGAAATTTTAGATCTTTTAGAATACGCGAAAAACAGGCGCATACAAATCCGCTACATTGAATTTATGGAAAATACGCATGCTAAAAGTTTGGTTAAAGGCTTGAAAGAGGAAGAAATTTTAGATCTGATCGCTCAAAAATACAAAATAATGGAGACAGAAAAACCCAAACAAGGGTCTTCTAAAATCTACACGCTAGAAAATGGCTATCAATTTGGCATTATCGCTCCGCATAGCGATGATTTTTGCCAATCTTGCAATCGTATCCGCTTGGCTTCTGATGGCAAGATTTGCCCATGTTTATACTATCAAGACGCCATAGACGCTAAAGAAGCGATCATGAATAAGGATACAAAAAATATAAAAAGGCTTTTAAAGCAATCTGTCATCAATAAACCAGAAAAAAACATGTGGAATGATAAAAACAGCGAAACTCCCACAAGGGCGTTTTATTACACAGGGGGGTAG
- a CDS encoding nitronate monooxygenase, with protein sequence MGVGISWDELAGNVAKEGALGVISAVGTGYYKNMRFVERIVAKKPFEALNFYSKKALNEIFANARKICGNNPLGANILYAINDYGRVLRDSCEAGANIIITGAGLPTNMPEFAKDFSDVALIPIISSAKALKILCKRWSDRYKRIPDAFIVEGPLSGGHQGFKYEDCFKEEFRLENLVPKVVEASKEWGNIPIIAAGGIWDRKDIDTMLSLGASGVQMATRFLGTKECDAKVYADLLPTLKKEDILLIKSPVGYPARAINTGVIKRIEEGNAPKIACVSNCVTPCNRGEEAKKVGYCIADGLGRGYLGNREEGLYFTGANGYRVDKIISVHELIKELTEG encoded by the coding sequence ATGGGTGTGGGGATTAGCTGGGATGAACTAGCTGGAAATGTTGCCAAAGAAGGGGCTTTAGGAGTGATTTCAGCCGTAGGGACTGGTTATTATAAAAACATGCGTTTTGTAGAAAGGATTGTGGCTAAAAAACCCTTTGAAGCCTTGAATTTTTACTCCAAAAAAGCGTTGAATGAGATTTTTGCAAACGCTAGGAAAATTTGTGGGAACAACCCTTTGGGGGCGAATATTTTATACGCTATCAATGACTATGGCCGTGTTTTAAGGGACTCTTGTGAAGCGGGAGCGAACATCATTATTACAGGGGCTGGTTTGCCCACTAACATGCCTGAATTCGCTAAGGATTTTAGCGATGTGGCGCTCATCCCTATTATTTCTTCAGCGAAGGCTTTAAAAATCCTTTGTAAAAGATGGAGCGATCGCTATAAAAGAATCCCGGACGCATTCATTGTGGAAGGGCCTTTGAGTGGGGGGCATCAGGGCTTTAAATACGAAGATTGTTTCAAAGAAGAATTCCGATTAGAAAACTTAGTGCCTAAAGTCGTGGAAGCTTCTAAAGAATGGGGGAATATCCCTATTATCGCTGCTGGGGGGATTTGGGACAGGAAGGATATAGACACCATGCTAAGTCTTGGAGCGAGTGGGGTGCAAATGGCGACTCGTTTTTTAGGCACGAAAGAATGCGACGCCAAAGTGTATGCCGATCTTTTGCCCACGCTCAAAAAAGAAGATATTTTACTCATTAAATCGCCTGTAGGCTATCCGGCTAGGGCTATTAATACGGGAGTGATCAAGCGCATTGAAGAGGGTAACGCGCCCAAAATCGCATGCGTGAGCAATTGTGTAACGCCTTGTAACAGGGGTGAAGAGGCTAAAAAGGTGGGCTATTGCATCGCTGATGGCTTGGGGCGCGGTTATTTAGGAAACAGAGAAGAGGGGCTTTATTTTACCGGGGCTAATGGCTATAGAGTGGATAAAATTATCAGCGTGCATGAATTGATTAAAGAGCTTACAGAGGGTTAA
- a CDS encoding sodium:proton antiporter codes for MLENSSIWSNPAFVAIICMCVLSLLRLNVMLSMISATLIAGLMGGLGITESFNVMIDGMKGNLNIALSYILLGALAVAIAKSNLIKVALSKLIGLMDYKRSTFCFLIAFIACFSQNLVPVHIAFIPILIPPLLHLMNRLELDRRAVACALTFGLQAPYLVLPVGFGLIFQTTILEQLKANGVSTTIAQITGVMWIAGLAMVVGLLLAVLTLYKKPRCYQEKSFNIEDYASLQLNYHDYLTFIGIVVAFVIQLATDSMPLAAFLALAIILLGRGIKFKETDSLMDDSVKMMAFIAFVMLVASGFGEVLQKVHAIEGLVNAITSVVQGKLLGAFLMLVVGLFITMGIGTSFGTIPIIAVFYVPLCAKLGFSIESTILLIGIAAALGDAGSPASDSTMGPTCGLNADNQHNHIYDTCVPTFLVYNLPLIVVGVVGALLLG; via the coding sequence ATGCTAGAAAATAGCTCTATATGGAGCAATCCTGCCTTTGTGGCCATCATTTGCATGTGCGTTCTTAGCCTTTTAAGGCTCAATGTCATGCTTTCTATGATTAGCGCGACTCTCATAGCAGGACTTATGGGAGGGCTTGGAATCACAGAGAGTTTTAATGTAATGATAGACGGCATGAAAGGCAATTTAAACATCGCCTTAAGCTACATCCTTTTAGGGGCTTTGGCGGTAGCGATCGCTAAAAGCAACCTCATTAAAGTCGCTTTGAGTAAGCTGATAGGCTTAATGGATTACAAGCGATCCACTTTTTGTTTTTTGATCGCTTTCATCGCATGCTTTTCGCAAAATTTAGTGCCGGTGCATATCGCTTTTATCCCTATTTTAATCCCCCCTCTTTTGCATTTGATGAACCGGCTAGAATTGGATAGAAGAGCGGTCGCTTGCGCTTTAACCTTTGGCTTGCAAGCCCCCTACTTGGTGCTTCCTGTAGGGTTTGGCTTGATTTTTCAAACCACTATTTTAGAGCAATTAAAAGCTAATGGCGTGAGCACCACCATAGCGCAAATCACGGGAGTGATGTGGATAGCAGGGTTAGCGATGGTCGTTGGGCTACTTTTAGCGGTATTAACGCTATACAAAAAACCCAGGTGCTACCAAGAAAAATCTTTTAATATAGAAGATTACGCCTCGCTTCAATTAAACTACCATGACTATTTGACTTTTATAGGGATTGTCGTGGCGTTTGTGATCCAATTAGCCACCGATTCGATGCCCTTAGCCGCCTTTTTAGCGCTAGCGATCATCTTATTAGGCCGTGGTATTAAGTTTAAAGAAACAGACTCGCTTATGGATGATAGCGTGAAGATGATGGCGTTTATCGCTTTTGTGATGCTAGTGGCTAGCGGGTTTGGAGAAGTGTTGCAAAAAGTGCATGCGATAGAGGGCCTAGTGAATGCGATCACAAGCGTAGTCCAAGGGAAGCTTTTAGGGGCTTTTTTAATGCTTGTTGTAGGGCTTTTTATCACTATGGGGATAGGGACTTCTTTTGGCACTATCCCTATCATCGCTGTGTTTTATGTCCCTTTATGCGCGAAATTAGGTTTTAGCATAGAATCTACGATTTTACTCATCGGCATAGCCGCAGCTTTAGGCGATGCAGGCTCACCGGCTAGCGATAGCACCATGGGGCCCACTTGCGGGCTTAACGCAGACAACCAACACAATCATATCTATGACACATGCGTGCCGACTTTTTTAGTCTATAACCTCCCTTTGATTGTTGTTGGAGTGGTTGGAGCGTTACTATTAGGCTAA
- the rny gene encoding ribonuclease Y, whose amino-acid sequence MSSGLIYISLEVLVACLITALIMYYVMKKIYYARGQTILKGASAKAKLMEFQAKSFVEAEEIRMKSRECKLQKQYENKNLQLQTHFEKKEAHLKHLEAQHKEFVRDEKRYLEKEKQELEKERQILEQEKENFKKQSAVCKEAQAKALDAMLNYMAYTKDEIKSMILEQLEEELEAQKSALIKRYEKEAKEEGKKKSYAILAEATARFAGNYATENLTTRIALPCSDYIGRVIGKDGKNIEAFKKVSGVDIEFSEGSSELYLSSFNLYRREVASETLKILIEDGRIQPNRIEEVYHRVARNMEKELLSEGESVALELELGAMEDELKILIGKMRYRSSFGQNALQHSKEVALLAGLIAEQLGGDKKLARRAGILHDIGKALTQELGRDHVNLGVEVCKRHKEDPVVINAIYAHHGHEEIKSVECASVCAADALSAGRPGARRKSDEEYAKRMQALEEIALEFDGVEKAYAMESGRELRVIVKSNQVRDNQVPIIARKIAKKIEESAQYVGEVGVQVVRENRFKTTATLKQ is encoded by the coding sequence ATGAGCAGCGGGTTAATTTACATTTCATTAGAAGTCTTAGTAGCGTGTTTGATTACCGCTCTAATCATGTATTATGTGATGAAAAAGATCTATTATGCTAGAGGGCAAACCATTTTAAAAGGCGCTTCAGCTAAAGCCAAATTAATGGAGTTTCAAGCGAAATCTTTTGTGGAAGCTGAAGAGATACGCATGAAAAGCCGAGAATGCAAATTGCAGAAACAATACGAAAACAAAAATTTGCAACTTCAAACCCATTTTGAAAAAAAAGAAGCGCATTTGAAGCATTTAGAAGCGCAGCACAAAGAATTTGTAAGAGATGAAAAACGCTATTTGGAAAAGGAAAAACAAGAGCTTGAAAAAGAACGCCAAATTTTAGAACAAGAAAAAGAAAATTTTAAAAAACAGAGCGCTGTTTGCAAAGAAGCTCAAGCCAAAGCGCTAGATGCGATGCTCAATTACATGGCTTATACTAAAGATGAAATTAAAAGCATGATTTTAGAGCAATTAGAAGAAGAATTAGAAGCCCAAAAAAGCGCGTTAATCAAGCGTTATGAAAAAGAAGCCAAAGAAGAGGGCAAGAAAAAGTCGTATGCCATTTTAGCGGAAGCAACAGCCCGTTTTGCGGGTAATTATGCGACAGAGAATTTAACAACTCGCATTGCTTTGCCTTGCTCAGATTATATCGGTCGTGTGATAGGCAAAGATGGGAAAAATATTGAAGCGTTTAAAAAGGTCAGTGGGGTGGATATAGAATTTAGCGAAGGTAGCAGCGAATTGTATTTGTCCAGTTTCAATCTTTATCGGCGTGAAGTAGCGAGCGAGACGCTTAAAATTTTAATAGAAGACGGCCGTATCCAGCCTAACAGGATTGAAGAGGTTTATCATAGAGTCGCGCGCAACATGGAAAAAGAATTGCTTTCTGAAGGGGAGAGCGTGGCGCTAGAATTAGAGCTTGGGGCTATGGAAGATGAGCTTAAAATTTTAATAGGCAAAATGCGTTATCGCTCCAGTTTTGGGCAAAACGCCTTACAGCATTCTAAAGAAGTCGCTCTTTTAGCCGGCTTGATTGCAGAACAGCTTGGAGGGGATAAAAAGCTCGCCAGAAGAGCGGGTATTTTGCATGATATTGGTAAAGCACTCACCCAAGAGCTTGGGAGAGACCATGTGAATTTAGGGGTTGAGGTGTGCAAGCGCCATAAAGAAGACCCGGTTGTGATCAATGCGATTTATGCCCACCATGGGCATGAAGAGATCAAGAGCGTAGAGTGCGCGAGCGTGTGTGCGGCTGATGCACTTTCAGCAGGGCGTCCTGGGGCTAGAAGAAAGAGCGATGAAGAATACGCTAAACGCATGCAAGCTTTAGAAGAGATCGCGTTAGAATTTGATGGGGTGGAAAAGGCGTATGCGATGGAGAGCGGGCGAGAATTAAGAGTGATTGTCAAATCCAACCAAGTCAGGGACAATCAAGTGCCTATTATTGCCAGAAAGATCGCTAAAAAAATAGAAGAGAGCGCTCAGTATGTGGGTGAAGTGGGCGTGCAAGTGGTGCGAGAAAATCGTTTCAAAACGACCGCTACGCTCAAGCAATGA
- a CDS encoding MATE family efflux transporter — MNAFLDVLVVALSVFFVGKISHHHIVALGVGLQFLMLFYGINTILYTGTNAILSRLVGARDFAQINNAFSSIFIGALVICLGVLFASYFLIEPFLNWMQLQNPSRQLTQDYLEVLVIALPSIFLKNVLVSALASFSDTLTPFIVKIIMVIACIFLNQALIFGDFGFKEMGIVGSALANVVVSYWELLALGFWIQIKKIPLKFKITFHFSFLKTMFRVGWPAGFERLLSLFSLILLSKFVASYGDKVLAGMQIGIRVETFSFMPGFGFMIAAMVLTGQNLGANKPKIATEYAHLILKISMGLMGVLGIVLVLFAKEFASLFSQDEEVLEVARSYLIAVGLSQAPLIGYFVLDGVFRGAGISKVSLYINTLSLWGLRIMPIYLLLIYHFKVEFIFVVIASETFLRSFIYYKVFSKGIWKRCGKKA; from the coding sequence ATCAATGCCTTTTTAGATGTGTTGGTGGTCGCACTCTCGGTTTTTTTTGTGGGTAAGATTTCGCACCATCACATTGTGGCTTTAGGGGTGGGTTTGCAATTTTTGATGCTTTTTTATGGCATCAACACGATTTTATACACCGGCACTAACGCCATTCTTTCTAGGCTTGTGGGAGCTAGGGATTTTGCTCAAATCAATAACGCCTTTTCTAGTATTTTCATAGGGGCGCTTGTCATCTGTTTAGGCGTGCTGTTTGCTTCTTATTTTTTGATTGAGCCTTTTTTAAATTGGATGCAATTACAAAATCCTTCGCGCCAATTGACGCAAGATTATTTAGAAGTCTTAGTTATCGCGCTACCGAGTATTTTTTTAAAAAATGTTTTAGTTTCAGCGCTCGCTAGTTTTTCAGACACCCTAACCCCCTTTATTGTCAAAATCATCATGGTCATCGCATGCATTTTTTTGAATCAAGCCTTGATTTTTGGGGATTTTGGTTTTAAAGAAATGGGGATTGTGGGCTCTGCTTTAGCGAATGTGGTTGTCTCTTATTGGGAATTACTCGCGCTTGGTTTTTGGATACAAATTAAAAAAATCCCTTTAAAATTTAAAATAACCTTTCATTTTTCTTTTTTAAAAACCATGTTTAGAGTGGGTTGGCCGGCCGGGTTTGAGCGCTTATTGAGTTTGTTTTCTTTAATCCTCTTATCCAAATTTGTAGCGAGCTATGGGGATAAGGTGTTAGCGGGCATGCAAATAGGCATCAGGGTTGAAACCTTTTCGTTCATGCCCGGATTTGGGTTTATGATTGCAGCGATGGTTTTAACAGGGCAAAATTTAGGAGCGAACAAGCCAAAGATCGCCACAGAATACGCGCATTTGATTTTAAAAATCTCTATGGGTTTAATGGGGGTTTTAGGGATTGTTTTAGTTTTATTCGCTAAAGAATTTGCGAGCCTTTTTTCTCAAGATGAAGAAGTCTTAGAAGTGGCGCGATCTTATTTGATCGCTGTGGGTCTCTCTCAAGCCCCCTTAATTGGGTATTTTGTGCTAGATGGAGTTTTTAGAGGGGCTGGCATTTCTAAAGTCTCACTATACATTAACACCCTAAGCTTATGGGGGTTAAGGATCATGCCTATTTACTTGCTTTTAATTTATCATTTTAAGGTGGAATTTATTTTTGTAGTGATCGCATCAGAAACTTTTTTGCGCTCATTCATCTACTATAAAGTTTTTTCTAAAGGCATTTGGAAAAGGTGCGGGAAAAAGGCTTAA
- the ftsY gene encoding signal recognition particle-docking protein FtsY, with product MFNFFKKIVNKIKGEEVKEKKRENIPKEELEEILIGFDIQYDLIENLLQHLGDLVTPKQLEVALLRFVRGESYYDKTRLKTITTKPLVHLIVGVNGAGKTTTIAKLAKLSLKQHKKTLLGAGDTFRAAAVKQLQLWGEKLNIQVISAKEGSDPSSLAYNTIESAIAKNIDEVFIDTAGRLHNQTNLKNELSKIARTCSKVLKDAPFYKFLILDGTQGSSGLTQAKIFHETLALDGVIMTKLDGTSKGGAILSVLYELKLPILYLGMGEKEDDLIAFDEERFIEDLVDAVFVEQ from the coding sequence ATGTTTAATTTTTTCAAAAAAATTGTCAATAAAATTAAGGGTGAAGAGGTTAAAGAAAAAAAGCGTGAAAATATTCCTAAAGAGGAATTAGAAGAAATTTTGATTGGTTTTGACATCCAATACGATTTGATAGAGAACTTGTTACAGCATTTAGGCGATTTAGTTACGCCCAAGCAATTAGAAGTCGCTTTGTTGCGTTTTGTGCGTGGGGAAAGCTACTATGATAAAACCCGCCTAAAGACCATCACCACAAAACCCTTAGTGCATCTCATCGTGGGGGTTAATGGGGCGGGTAAAACCACAACGATCGCTAAATTAGCCAAGCTCTCTTTAAAACAGCATAAAAAAACGCTTCTTGGGGCAGGCGATACCTTTAGAGCGGCCGCAGTCAAACAGCTGCAATTATGGGGTGAAAAGCTTAATATTCAAGTCATTAGCGCCAAAGAAGGGAGCGATCCAAGCTCTCTAGCTTATAACACCATAGAAAGCGCGATCGCTAAAAATATAGATGAAGTTTTTATAGACACCGCCGGGAGGTTACACAACCAGACCAACCTTAAAAACGAGCTTTCTAAAATCGCGCGCACCTGCTCTAAAGTTTTAAAAGACGCCCCCTTTTATAAATTCCTTATTTTAGACGGCACGCAAGGGAGTTCTGGGCTAACGCAAGCGAAAATTTTCCATGAGACTTTGGCGCTAGATGGCGTGATTATGACTAAGCTTGATGGCACTTCTAAAGGCGGAGCGATTTTAAGCGTGCTGTATGAGTTGAAATTACCCATTCTTTATTTAGGAATGGGCGAAAAAGAAGACGATTTGATCGCTTTTGATGAAGAACGCTTTATAGAAGACTTGGTTGATGCGGTGTTTGTGGAACAATAA
- a CDS encoding 5-formyltetrahydrofolate cyclo-ligase gives MFRDFCKERLKRAKPTKDKAVKDKLACKLLFLKLKDYQNILLYSPLGHELDIRPLIFRLRQKNKRVWLPKSIKKGTHFSKEGFTIAPFRLPLRRLGWFDEPSLSRYYKRELDCIVVPILGMDTSFRRVGFGLGMYDRSLPQLFKRRLKRPLIVFVSRELALANGVLTNAYDIEADLYMNARIVMKNNKRKHYEQRVNLHFIRSLSSVFDYRSNHVLCDEKDLLC, from the coding sequence ATTTTTAGAGATTTTTGTAAAGAACGCTTGAAAAGGGCTAAACCGACCAAAGATAAAGCAGTCAAGGATAAACTGGCTTGCAAGCTTTTATTTTTGAAACTCAAAGATTATCAAAATATTTTATTGTATAGCCCGTTAGGGCATGAGCTTGACATTAGGCCTTTGATTTTTAGGTTAAGACAAAAAAATAAGCGCGTGTGGTTGCCTAAAAGCATCAAAAAAGGCACTCATTTTTCTAAAGAGGGTTTTACTATCGCGCCCTTTAGGTTGCCCTTAAGGCGTTTGGGGTGGTTTGATGAGCCGAGTTTGTCGCGTTATTATAAGCGGGAATTAGATTGTATTGTCGTGCCGATTTTAGGGATGGATACAAGCTTTAGGCGCGTGGGTTTTGGGCTAGGCATGTATGATAGGAGTTTGCCCCAATTATTCAAAAGGCGGCTAAAACGCCCCTTAATCGTGTTTGTGAGTAGGGAATTAGCTCTAGCTAATGGTGTTCTTACAAACGCTTATGACATTGAAGCGGATCTTTATATGAATGCTCGTATCGTTATGAAGAATAATAAAAGGAAACATTATGAGCAGCGGGTTAATTTACATTTCATTAGAAGTCTTAGTAGCGTGTTTGATTACCGCTCTAATCATGTATTATGTGATGAAAAAGATCTATTATGCTAG
- a CDS encoding N-acetylmuramoyl-L-alanine amidase, with protein MLVRLGVVACLFWLHFAYATTLKIINIVPFGSSSVKISFNQEIKKFKEVSLKNFKSYLELEAILTIPKKHYQFSKQSFITIAQFSPKLARVVISHAPKMTYEVKILKDKLYVSIVEKKPLIRHQMAPKPPKHRTPKHQAPKPAPKSIKKEVKEVKEKTPTKHARSKHTHFQWNERSAKKEIPKKEIPKKEIPKKEIPKKEIPKKEIPKKEIPKKEAENESKNQVFIAEKNDASIKTKRKKHKKIVLDAGHGGKDCGAMSTNLVCEKDIVLEVVKFLHKELKKRGYSVLLTRDKDIYIDLVARTELANKKSADLFISVHANSIPKRSTSNAHGIETYFLSTARSERARKVAEQENKDDVNLMDYFSKSLLLNSLNTQRLIVSNKLAIDVQYGMLQSVRKNYPDVVDGGVREGPFWVLAGALMPSILIEIGYNSHAIESKRIQSKPYQKILAKGIADGIDSFFSKND; from the coding sequence GTGCTTGTGAGGTTAGGGGTTGTTGCATGTCTTTTTTGGTTGCATTTTGCTTATGCGACAACCCTTAAAATTATCAACATTGTGCCTTTTGGCTCTAGCAGTGTTAAAATCTCGTTCAATCAAGAAATTAAAAAATTCAAAGAAGTTTCGCTCAAAAATTTCAAGAGTTATTTGGAATTAGAAGCCATTTTAACCATTCCTAAAAAGCATTACCAATTTTCTAAACAATCGTTTATCACGATCGCGCAATTTAGCCCTAAATTAGCGCGAGTGGTCATTAGCCATGCTCCTAAGATGACTTATGAAGTTAAAATCCTTAAAGACAAGCTCTATGTTTCTATCGTGGAGAAAAAGCCCTTAATAAGGCATCAAATGGCGCCAAAACCACCCAAACACCGGACTCCAAAACACCAAGCGCCAAAACCTGCCCCTAAATCTATTAAAAAAGAGGTTAAAGAGGTTAAAGAGAAAACACCAACTAAGCATGCGCGCTCAAAACACACGCATTTTCAATGGAACGAAAGGAGCGCTAAAAAAGAAATTCCTAAAAAAGAAATTCCTAAAAAAGAAATTCCTAAAAAAGAAATTCCTAAAAAAGAAATTCCTAAAAAAGAAATTCCTAAAAAAGAAATTCCTAAAAAAGAAGCGGAAAATGAGAGTAAGAACCAAGTCTTTATAGCAGAAAAAAATGATGCTTCCATCAAAACCAAGCGCAAAAAACACAAAAAGATCGTTTTAGACGCCGGGCATGGGGGGAAAGATTGCGGGGCGATGAGCACGAATTTAGTGTGTGAAAAAGACATTGTTTTAGAAGTGGTGAAGTTTTTGCATAAAGAGCTTAAAAAAAGAGGTTATAGCGTTTTATTGACAAGGGATAAGGACATTTATATTGATTTAGTGGCTCGCACGGAATTGGCCAACAAAAAAAGTGCAGATTTATTCATCTCAGTGCATGCCAATTCCATCCCTAAACGCTCCACTTCTAACGCTCATGGCATAGAAACTTATTTTTTATCCACCGCAAGGAGCGAAAGGGCTAGGAAAGTGGCTGAGCAAGAAAATAAAGACGATGTGAATTTGATGGATTATTTTTCTAAAAGCTTGCTTTTAAATTCATTAAACACGCAGCGATTGATTGTTTCTAACAAACTGGCGATTGATGTGCAATACGGCATGCTCCAAAGTGTCCGCAAAAATTACCCTGATGTGGTGGATGGGGGCGTGAGAGAGGGGCCTTTTTGGGTGTTGGCCGGGGCTTTAATGCCTTCAATTTTAATAGAAATTGGTTATAATTCCCATGCGATAGAATCTAAACGCATCCAAAGCAAACCGTATCAAAAAATCTTGGCTAAGGGCATTGCTGATGGCATTGATAGTTTCTTCAGCAAGAATGATTAG